The window CCTCAAAATTCTCCTACTCCCCTCTCTCTCTCAAACACCACACCCACCTCAAACCCCTCAAATTCTCCACCACCGCCGCCAAACCCATCTCCGCCACCATCTCCGTCGGCGACAAGCTCCCCGAGTCCACCCTCTCCTACCTCGACGCCGCCGGCGACGTCCAGACCGTCACCGTCTCGGAGCTGACCAAGTCGAAGAAGGCCGTCCTCTTCGCCGTCCCCGGCGCTTTCACCCCAACCTGCTCCCAGAAACACGTTCCCGGATTCGTGGAGAAGTCGGCGGAGCTCAAGGCCAAGGGGGTCGACACCATCGCCTGCATTTCGGTCAACGACGCCTTCGTGATGAAGGCGTGGAAGGAGAGCCTCAAGATCGAAGACGAGGTGCTCTTGTTGTCTGATGGGAATGGGGACTTCACCAGGGCCATCGGGGTCGAGCTCGATTTGAGTGATAAGCCGGTGGGATTGGGAGTCAGGTCCAGAAGGTATTCGATTTTGGCTGAGGATGGAGTTGTGAAGGTGTTGAATTTGGAGGAAGGTGGTGCTTTCACTTCTAGTGGAGCTGATGAGATTCTCAAAGTTCTGTGAGTTTGAGGTCTCATCACTTGATGTGTTTTGTGTTTTGTGTTTTGGTTTTGATAATGTATGAGTTAGATAATACAGTGTATGATGTCCACGGACGAGTTTCTAGTTTTTTGTTTGATAATAATGGATGCAATGCAATCCCGGTAGGGTTTTCGATTTTCTGAATTGCTGGCTGCTGGTTTTGATAATGTTCTGGGTTTTTCACATGATCAATGATGCATGAAAGTAAACGTAAGAGTTACGACAAAGATGAAAAAGCAGTCTCATAGACATGGAAAAAGTCGGACCTGTCTTCTAGATGCTTAGATATGAAGCTCAGAATAGGAAAGGGAGGGCAATCTTTTGCTTATTGAACAGATCAGTCTGGTTTCTTACTCTGCATACTAGATAATCTTTCCGCTTGGTTAACTTGGGATCCAGAGGTACAGAACATGTACTTTACCGGCATATTACAGCCAAAGCAAAGCATACATCTGACACAAACGAAAACCGCCTGATCCAGGTAGTTAAACTGGTGTAGAAGCAGACAGAAGTCACTCCCCGAACTGGTGTAGAATCAATGAAACATACATAGCTGCCAAGTTGAGTAGTTTATGACAGAATGCTCGTCGTATATCATGACCTAAATCCACAATCTCCATAGACAAAAAGCAGAATAATCCCAGGCTTTCCTCATAAGACCCATGCATCTTGAACCTTCTGCCTAATTCTTTCCTCATAACACGATCAGGAGGAGTCCGCAAGACTGCAACATAATGTTCTTTTCAACACACTGAAAGGTAATCTAATTCTAGTATGCTAGAATAGCTCAATTACTTTATCAAATAGAACATCTTCAAAACACTGGAAGGTTGTAGCATACCTTATTCATATATATGTCTCAGCATACGCAAATTGTGTGATGAGAATTCAACAAAGTAATTCAATCATAAAATACAATCAGGCTGAGACTGCAACAAACTAAAACTAGCAACTTCCTGATTATCAATTGACCATTCATCCAAGCAACCCCAAACTAAGTAGTCACAGTACACGCTGAACGTCATTTTTACAGCATGCTCAAGGAAAACTTTCCATCTCCAAATATGTTCAACTGTTCAAGCATGTTGAGGCAATAACTGGAACATAAGATAGCAATCCAATGCACAACCTAAATGAAGCACTTTTGAAAAGTTAGAATTTGGAGAATAACAGAACATTCACAATGCAGCTATAGTTAAACAGATAATATACATTGGGGTTCCTTGGAGATTAATCTGGCAAGCTCGAAGCTTTTCAACTGATAAATCTAGAACTCATCAAAGCTCCTTGCTTACTCCCAGCCTGCCAACCCTTGCTAATTTACTTCTGAAATTGTATGATAGTTTGACCAACTGTTTTTTGGAATCAACTGTATGCTTCTTCAAGGACTTCCAGCAGACATGTACACTATGGGTAGTCGGCTACTGGCTTGGAAACATGCTATGTTTCTCACCCAATGAATTCTTGTGCTGAAGAATTCCAACACAGAAGCGTTTGTTCCCTACACCTTGGTAACAGAAATTGCCTCTTCATTGGAGCTAAGGTCATCTATACCTTTAGCACTCATTTCTAAGCAGATAATCTGGGCCTCTTGAAACCTCCCCTCCTTTTGAAGGCCAGTTGTAAGCTCATTGCAAGTGGAGACGTTTAGAAGATAACCATTCTCAACCAGTTCCCTGTACCAAAAATATGCGCCACTGAAGTCCTTCAGTTCACAGTGTCCCTTCACAAGTAAGTTATACGTATCAGCTTTGGGTGTCAATCCTTTAGCCTTCATATCATCGACGAGGTCCTTTACCTCTGACACCTTTCCTTGTTTGAAGTGCCCAAGAATCAAGCTATTATATGTCATCTTGTCAACATTGATTTTCTGGTCTACCATCTCACTGCGCAAAGAAAGTGCCTTCTGAATATCACCATGCTCTGCGTAACCGTGAATGAGTGCATTATAAATAATCCGATCAGGACGCAAGCCCATTTGTAACATCTCATTCAACAACTTTTCTGCTAATACCATATTGTCCCTGCTGCATCCGCTAATTAGAGGATGATATGTATATAAAGTAGGTGTGATGCCCAGATTCTTCATAGCTTCATATAATTCCAGACATTTCTGGGTATTTACTGTATCAGAATAACCTGAAATTAAGGAGTTGTATGTGATCACATCGGGTCTATAACCACTGCTTGTAATTTGAGACACATAGTCTTCAGCTTCAATCATCCGTCCTTTTTTGCAGAGTCCATGTATGAGTGCATTGTAGGTTACAAGTGTTGGACTTATCCCATTTTTCGCCATCTCATCAAAAAATCTGAAAGCATCTTTCAGCTTCCCCTGTGTAGAGCTACCATCAATGAGCATATTATATATCTGTGCATTTGGCAAAACACCTCGGCCTACCATGTCTCTGAGCTGCAGTTCAGCTTCAAGAAGTCTCCCATCCTTGCACAAACAATTTATAAGGGAACCATAGCTCACAACATTTGGTTTGATTGCCTTACTTTCCATGTCTTCAAGAATCTCGAAACACTTATCAAATGTGCAAATCCGCCCGTAGCCGTTAATAAGGGTGTTATACACCTCCAAATTCGGCGAAACTCCCTTCTTTAGCATCTTCTGTACCCATTCCTCTGCCTTATCCATATCCTTTGTCTCACAGAATTTGTGAATTAAAAGACTGAAAGTGATGCAGTTTGGCCTCAAACCACGAGCTTCCATTTTCTCAATAACCAAAACGGCTCTGTCAATGT of the Fragaria vesca subsp. vesca linkage group LG6, FraVesHawaii_1.0, whole genome shotgun sequence genome contains:
- the LOC101295550 gene encoding pentatricopeptide repeat-containing protein At5g12100, mitochondrial-like, with product MARRVSLLLRLPKSLPTKTQNLRSLSVCTVSDQDQQHRHEQVRKLRILLQQGRTDAAARFIKSLILPTSPFSSPSDLYDLFSLSAPSITPAFSDMLLTACTDSKMPKQAVELYALMRKSDLRPSLATLNQLLECLVGSKMFEETLELFSQIFESGKGIKPDKFTYGKAVQAAVKLGDLKRAGEIVESMKTMRLVPNVFIFNVLIGGLCKERRMRDAEKVFDEMLERKGVPTLVTYNTLIDGYCKVGEVEKAFEVRERMKDQKVEANVVTYNTLLNGLCRGKRMEDAKRVLEEMEAHGFAPDGFTYSILFDGHLRCGDDQGVLALFDEIARKGVRINGYTCSILLNGLCKKGKVEEAEEVLKKLLDTGFVPDEVVYNTLVSGYCRQSDIDRAVLVIEKMEARGLRPNCITFSLLIHKFCETKDMDKAEEWVQKMLKKGVSPNLEVYNTLINGYGRICTFDKCFEILEDMESKAIKPNVVSYGSLINCLCKDGRLLEAELQLRDMVGRGVLPNAQIYNMLIDGSSTQGKLKDAFRFFDEMAKNGISPTLVTYNALIHGLCKKGRMIEAEDYVSQITSSGYRPDVITYNSLISGYSDTVNTQKCLELYEAMKNLGITPTLYTYHPLISGCSRDNMVLAEKLLNEMLQMGLRPDRIIYNALIHGYAEHGDIQKALSLRSEMVDQKINVDKMTYNSLILGHFKQGKVSEVKDLVDDMKAKGLTPKADTYNLLVKGHCELKDFSGAYFWYRELVENGYLLNVSTCNELTTGLQKEGRFQEAQIICLEMSAKGIDDLSSNEEAISVTKV
- the LOC101308296 gene encoding peroxiredoxin-2E, chloroplastic-like; translated protein: MAASLTISRLLTAPRSLSLSSTTTTTKASLFSPKPFSSKFSYSPLSLKHHTHLKPLKFSTTAAKPISATISVGDKLPESTLSYLDAAGDVQTVTVSELTKSKKAVLFAVPGAFTPTCSQKHVPGFVEKSAELKAKGVDTIACISVNDAFVMKAWKESLKIEDEVLLLSDGNGDFTRAIGVELDLSDKPVGLGVRSRRYSILAEDGVVKVLNLEEGGAFTSSGADEILKVL